Within Dermatophagoides farinae isolate YC_2012a chromosome 8, ASM2471394v1, whole genome shotgun sequence, the genomic segment ACATAAAAGAAATTCCACATAATAATTAAGATTTGGTTAGTACattaagaatattctttcttGTACATACATAcctgctgtgtgtgtgtgtttggattCAAaccattattttcttttagatacattttgttcaaatattcttcttcaaaaaaaaatcgattattggaaaaaattattgaaaattaaatcaatatttcaaaaaaacagacgaatcgattatcattattatcagtaataatcgattcgtaattgattcttgttttttttttaatgattgtccgaaccaaatgaaaaaaaaaatttcccgccacgattaaaaaattttttcataacgtcatttattgattactctgattttgttttttaaaaaaataaataattctcatcatcatgttttttttaacatgTGACCACAAAAATTCGATGGATGTGGACGTAAGAAATCCGGATAAAAGACGTAAATTTGCCGCCTGGTTAAGTATCGGTGTTTTTGGCGGCTTAGCCACTGGTCTAGTCACCATTACATTGCCATTTATAATACCAGCATTTCGTAAGATTGTTCTTCCCTATGTGCCGGCAACTGTAgaacaaatagaaaatgttttgaaaGCCGTCAATTATCGACGGCCattcgaacaacaacagcaacaacaaaaacagtcCCGTAATTCGGATACAAAATTAATCGATCTGGGTAGTGGTGACGGCCGAATCgtaagtttgttttttccagtTGTCTATCGATtcttaagttttttttttatttccatcaataattcatttaGGTAATCGCATGTGCACAGCAAGGATTCCGTTCATATGGTGTCGAGCT encodes:
- the LOC124495447 gene encoding ATP synthase subunit C lysine N-methyltransferase, which encodes MFFLTCDHKNSMDVDVRNPDKRRKFAAWLSIGVFGGLATGLVTITLPFIIPAFRKIVLPYVPATVEQIENVLKAVNYRRPFEQQQQQQKQSRNSDTKLIDLGSGDGRIVIACAQQGFRSYGVELNPWLVIYSKYCAYRQNVHKLATFQRKNLFKVNLADYDKIIIFGVPSMMPLIEQKIRDDCDIRQRSTTLIACRFPLPNWHPYMTFGTGIDQVWLYKYYPSHYSSHMVHNKNMMMKK